Proteins encoded together in one Gemmatimonadota bacterium window:
- a CDS encoding Fic family protein, with product MAEENLMGDSSREGALRKREVLIGNSVYRPSANQYQIKEWFEELAVKAGAITDPLEQSFFLLVHLPYLQPFTDVNKRTSRVMANLPIVKAELCPLSFLDVSREAYAEGLLGVYEFESVDLIRDVFVWAYERSCQQYRTVIESVGEPNPIRQKYRNAMREMVHQAIGGGARPDAAELQKWARDNAQAREDAVPLFDSIRGEFENLRPELAARYSLRAEVVEEWLRDHGST from the coding sequence GTGGCCGAAGAGAACCTCATGGGTGACTCCAGCCGCGAGGGGGCGCTGCGCAAGCGTGAGGTGTTGATCGGCAACTCCGTATACCGGCCGAGCGCGAATCAGTACCAAATCAAGGAGTGGTTTGAAGAACTTGCGGTGAAGGCTGGAGCCATCACCGATCCACTCGAGCAGTCGTTCTTCCTGCTGGTACACCTCCCGTATTTGCAACCGTTCACCGACGTCAACAAGCGCACTTCGCGCGTCATGGCCAACCTGCCGATCGTGAAAGCGGAGCTATGCCCGCTTTCGTTCCTCGATGTTTCGAGGGAGGCATACGCCGAGGGACTGCTGGGCGTGTATGAGTTCGAGAGCGTGGACCTCATCCGCGACGTATTCGTGTGGGCGTACGAACGGTCGTGCCAGCAGTATCGAACGGTCATCGAGTCCGTCGGCGAACCTAACCCGATTCGCCAGAAATACAGAAACGCGATGCGCGAAATGGTGCATCAGGCCATCGGAGGGGGCGCAAGGCCGGATGCTGCGGAACTTCAGAAATGGGCACGCGACAACGCGCAGGCTCGAGAGGACGCAGTCCCACTTTTCGATTCGATCCGTGGGGAGTTCGAGAACCTCCGGCCGGAACTGGCCGCACGCTACAGTTTGCGGGCCGAGGTAGTGGAGGAGTGGCTGCGCGACCATGGGTCGACATGA
- a CDS encoding DUF6036 family nucleotidyltransferase yields the protein MAPRPMDANVLRTALTSFSKTVREPVELVLGGSAALVLVGHLHRQTADSDVVASNPDLGRLQNAIRSVEESDQLPPGWLNGSIQSYTHVLPPDYRQRCLPFPPFVAPHPMRVLLVSRRDILVMKFYAQRARDIDDIEQLIPTASELAFVAAQLTRIALHEPEKAEQMQQLLDDWHNDPSTADSER from the coding sequence ATGGCCCCGCGCCCCATGGACGCCAACGTCTTACGAACCGCCCTCACCTCCTTTTCCAAAACCGTCCGCGAACCAGTTGAACTCGTACTCGGCGGCAGCGCTGCCTTGGTGCTCGTCGGTCACTTGCACCGCCAAACCGCCGATAGCGATGTCGTGGCCTCCAACCCCGACCTCGGCCGGCTCCAAAACGCCATTCGCTCAGTTGAAGAGAGCGACCAACTCCCGCCAGGGTGGCTCAACGGAAGCATTCAGTCGTATACGCACGTGCTGCCGCCCGATTACCGGCAACGCTGTCTTCCCTTTCCGCCGTTCGTTGCGCCACACCCAATGCGGGTGTTGCTCGTAAGCCGTCGCGACATTCTGGTCATGAAATTCTATGCGCAACGCGCCCGCGACATAGACGACATCGAGCAACTCATACCCACCGCAAGCGAACTCGCGTTCGTCGCGGCACAGCTCACACGCATCGCGTTGCACGAACCCGAGAAGGCAGAACAAATGCAGCAGCTACTCGACGACTGGCATAACGACCCTTCTACAGCCGACAGCGAGCGCTAA
- a CDS encoding UvrD-helicase domain-containing protein, with product MSDKTPPDHEARQRAVSEFDVNFLVEAGAGSGKTTLMAQRVVGLIATGYAADTIAAVTFTRKAAAELRERIQIVLEKASLNPALANDVFIGTIHSFCARLLRERPVEAGLDPRFRELEEDEAVLLADHWWNGWLERLHLAGDAQLERIRELGVSPHSLRDAFKEFVRYPDVDFSAADAPLPEFTELAQQLAALVAEGLAVIPSEAPDAGWDDVQSMLFGLRFDQRLKGWSKPADFFASLAEVSTSQKPTQNRWVRNPATAKEDKAAAKEYGERLLEWRNAVAKDALNAWYEHRYAPVELLLRRASREFSDHRVATGRLTFEDLLLRAAMLLRTDRGARRALGERWRRVLVDEFQDTDPIQAEVLFLLGSEPPVEGAGDQHWSAVTLRSGALFVVGDPKQSIYRFRRADVETYEEARTAIQNQGALLRLTANFRSLPAIATFVNAHFGGEEGVFPAVPSPYQAAFAPLEPMKEATEGTPPGGVVLRYAIHGAAGEANKDHLIEADSERVASWIATEISAGNIKARDVLILTRKKEGLASHARALAARGVPVSVAGAKVPLEAELHELQLLLQLMHDPTNTVFVAAVLEGRFFGASPADLWAAQKSGIAFTIARPPITVEMNERAVRVHDALQTLHTWFLRSRSDAPDVFLSRVLDETGLLVLTAASELGDVRAGLLVRFIEEVREASLDPERAGTAAQHALERLLKAEIPDAPLLPGREDAVRVMNLHKAKGLEAEIVILAVPTDAKGRSQKVAVRRKESRPTGGVLIEGTEGNKTTVIAQPVGWEEMQATEQAFQDAEGERLRYVAATRARSRLIIGEFHKETKAGWDRQDNRQWSSFSPTLDALSAGVLELAVTSATGREKMPETAADVLKRVALVEAARAQASAPTWKWQTVSQSAKGQSAEVRNLENVSSEGRSAGAAWGRAVHRVLEEIGRRADGVPSQLLATRIAEEESIPQRATELFDIITKVTQTEIWKALMAAPARRFEWPVAGWSNTKEGRVYTEGVIDAAFQTPAGWRVLDWKTDDVTDDAWALRVPAYTRQVDRYAELLGQATGESVSGELVRVR from the coding sequence ATGAGCGACAAAACTCCTCCGGACCACGAGGCTCGCCAGCGCGCGGTCAGCGAGTTTGACGTCAATTTTCTCGTAGAGGCTGGTGCTGGCTCCGGAAAGACAACGCTGATGGCTCAGCGGGTGGTGGGGCTTATTGCCACCGGCTACGCCGCCGACACCATTGCTGCGGTCACGTTCACACGAAAGGCAGCGGCAGAGCTTCGCGAGCGCATCCAGATTGTTCTTGAGAAGGCCAGTCTCAACCCGGCGCTCGCAAACGATGTCTTTATTGGAACCATCCACTCATTCTGTGCGCGATTGCTGCGCGAACGGCCGGTAGAGGCGGGACTCGATCCGCGATTCCGCGAGCTTGAGGAAGACGAAGCGGTGCTGCTCGCTGATCATTGGTGGAACGGATGGCTTGAGCGACTACATCTCGCAGGCGACGCGCAACTTGAGCGCATTCGAGAGCTCGGTGTGTCACCTCACAGCCTCAGGGATGCGTTCAAAGAATTTGTTCGGTATCCGGACGTCGATTTTTCGGCCGCGGACGCACCGCTCCCTGAGTTCACCGAGCTTGCGCAGCAGCTGGCCGCGTTGGTGGCGGAGGGGTTGGCAGTCATTCCATCCGAAGCGCCAGACGCCGGATGGGACGACGTCCAGAGCATGCTCTTTGGCCTGCGATTCGACCAGCGGCTGAAAGGTTGGTCAAAGCCAGCCGATTTCTTTGCGAGCTTGGCCGAGGTGTCGACTTCCCAAAAGCCCACCCAAAATCGGTGGGTGAGAAATCCGGCCACTGCCAAGGAAGACAAAGCCGCCGCCAAAGAGTATGGAGAACGTTTACTGGAATGGCGAAACGCGGTCGCCAAGGACGCGCTCAATGCGTGGTATGAGCACCGTTACGCGCCCGTGGAGTTGCTGCTCCGCCGTGCATCACGAGAGTTTTCCGATCATCGAGTCGCCACCGGGCGCCTCACCTTTGAGGATTTGCTCCTGCGCGCGGCGATGCTCCTCCGCACCGACCGTGGCGCACGACGCGCGCTGGGCGAGCGGTGGCGGCGCGTGCTCGTAGACGAATTTCAGGACACGGATCCTATTCAGGCGGAGGTGCTCTTTTTGCTGGGGAGCGAGCCGCCGGTTGAAGGTGCCGGAGACCAACATTGGTCTGCCGTGACGTTGCGGAGCGGTGCGCTCTTTGTGGTTGGCGATCCGAAACAGAGTATTTATCGCTTTCGGCGAGCCGATGTTGAGACTTATGAAGAGGCGCGAACGGCCATTCAAAATCAGGGCGCACTGTTGCGCCTCACGGCAAACTTTCGCAGCCTGCCGGCGATCGCCACGTTCGTGAATGCGCACTTCGGCGGGGAAGAGGGCGTGTTCCCGGCGGTACCTTCGCCATATCAGGCCGCGTTTGCCCCGCTCGAACCTATGAAGGAAGCAACCGAAGGCACGCCACCTGGCGGCGTTGTCTTACGGTATGCAATTCACGGTGCGGCAGGGGAAGCGAATAAAGACCATCTGATTGAAGCCGATTCCGAGCGCGTGGCGTCGTGGATAGCCACCGAAATAAGTGCTGGCAACATAAAGGCGCGCGACGTGCTGATCCTGACGCGGAAGAAGGAGGGATTAGCCAGTCACGCGCGGGCGTTAGCCGCGCGAGGAGTCCCCGTTTCGGTCGCTGGCGCCAAGGTTCCGCTCGAAGCCGAGTTGCATGAACTGCAGTTGTTGTTGCAGTTGATGCACGATCCCACAAACACGGTGTTTGTAGCGGCCGTCCTCGAGGGGCGATTCTTTGGTGCATCACCCGCCGATCTCTGGGCCGCTCAGAAAAGCGGAATCGCGTTCACGATTGCGCGACCACCGATAACGGTTGAAATGAACGAACGGGCCGTGCGTGTGCACGACGCGTTGCAAACGTTGCATACGTGGTTCCTCCGTTCCCGTTCAGACGCGCCGGATGTATTCCTTTCGCGTGTGCTGGATGAAACGGGGCTGTTGGTGCTCACGGCCGCATCCGAACTTGGTGATGTGCGTGCTGGGTTGCTCGTACGTTTCATTGAGGAAGTGCGCGAAGCATCGTTGGATCCGGAGCGGGCTGGCACAGCGGCTCAGCATGCACTCGAGCGGCTACTCAAAGCCGAGATTCCAGATGCGCCGCTCCTGCCAGGGCGCGAGGACGCGGTGCGCGTGATGAATCTGCATAAGGCAAAGGGGCTTGAGGCAGAGATCGTTATTCTTGCGGTGCCAACAGACGCAAAGGGTCGGTCTCAGAAGGTTGCGGTGCGCCGCAAAGAATCACGACCCACGGGTGGCGTACTTATTGAAGGCACCGAAGGCAATAAAACCACCGTCATTGCTCAGCCCGTTGGTTGGGAGGAAATGCAGGCAACGGAGCAAGCGTTTCAGGACGCGGAGGGCGAGCGTCTCCGGTACGTTGCCGCGACGCGCGCGCGCTCGCGACTGATTATCGGCGAGTTCCACAAGGAGACGAAGGCGGGTTGGGACCGGCAGGATAATCGACAGTGGTCTTCGTTTTCGCCAACACTAGACGCGCTGAGCGCTGGCGTGTTAGAGCTTGCGGTGACGAGCGCTACGGGTCGCGAGAAGATGCCAGAGACCGCTGCTGACGTCTTGAAGCGCGTAGCACTGGTCGAGGCGGCGCGCGCCCAGGCGTCGGCGCCAACGTGGAAGTGGCAAACAGTTTCGCAGTCGGCCAAGGGTCAGTCAGCCGAAGTTCGCAATCTTGAAAATGTATCGTCCGAGGGTCGCAGCGCCGGTGCCGCGTGGGGGCGTGCGGTGCATCGGGTGCTTGAGGAGATCGGTCGGCGGGCGGACGGCGTACCTTCGCAGCTACTTGCAACGCGTATTGCGGAGGAAGAATCGATTCCGCAGCGTGCGACGGAACTGTTCGACATCATCACGAAGGTGACCCAAACAGAAATCTGGAAAGCGCTGATGGCGGCACCGGCGCGCCGGTTCGAGTGGCCGGTTGCGGGATGGTCGAATACTAAAGAAGGCCGAGTCTACACGGAGGGTGTGATTGACGCCGCCTTCCAAACGCCAGCGGGATGGCGCGTGCTGGACTGGAAAACTGACGATGTCACAGACGACGCGTGGGCGCTTCGTGTGCCGGCGTACACGCGCCAAGTCGATCGGTACGCCGAGTTACTTGGGCAAGCGACTGGCGAATCGGTGAGCGGGGAACTGGTGCGGGTCCGCTAG
- a CDS encoding PEGA domain-containing protein produces MRYLATVGLLLLAGCATIMHGTSQGLGLSSSPTDAKVTVDNKPLGNTPVVATLSRKDTHIIRFEMAGFLPYEATVTRKVSGWVWGNIIFGGLIGLAVDAITGGLYELSPEQVTATLGKQTGANVTPAKPGSLNIFVVLAPDASWHKVGQLSRQ; encoded by the coding sequence ATGCGCTACCTCGCCACCGTCGGCCTTCTTCTCCTCGCCGGCTGTGCCACCATCATGCACGGCACCTCGCAGGGCCTTGGACTCTCCAGCTCACCCACCGACGCCAAAGTCACCGTCGACAACAAACCACTCGGCAACACGCCGGTCGTGGCCACGCTCTCGCGAAAGGACACGCACATCATTCGGTTCGAGATGGCGGGGTTCCTCCCCTACGAGGCCACCGTCACGCGCAAGGTGAGTGGCTGGGTATGGGGCAATATCATCTTCGGTGGTTTGATTGGACTCGCTGTCGATGCGATCACCGGCGGACTCTACGAGCTCTCGCCCGAACAAGTCACGGCCACGCTCGGCAAGCAGACGGGCGCGAATGTCACGCCGGCCAAGCCCGGTTCGCTGAATATTTTTGTGGTGCTCGCGCCAGATGCCTCGTGGCACAAAGTCGGGCAGCTCAGCCGACAGTAG
- a CDS encoding helix-turn-helix domain-containing protein produces the protein MILRSAPPMHYWARLAREGRHILAEFPDCPGCQTFARGKDDIAGEATDALVGWLESHLANGEAPPAPKSRPRGRGLLIPVPATLAVRLQLRWARQRGGLSQAEFGKRLGVTRQQVHLFESKGTNPRLTSLERIATSLGLELDIAFRAREPVNRRSRISLKGSALRK, from the coding sequence ATGATCCTTCGATCCGCCCCTCCCATGCACTACTGGGCCCGCCTCGCCCGCGAAGGCCGACACATACTCGCCGAGTTCCCCGATTGCCCGGGGTGCCAAACCTTCGCGCGCGGAAAAGACGACATTGCGGGCGAAGCCACCGACGCCCTCGTCGGCTGGCTCGAGTCACACCTCGCCAACGGCGAAGCACCGCCGGCGCCCAAATCGCGCCCGCGCGGGCGCGGCTTGCTCATCCCTGTGCCCGCGACACTCGCCGTTCGTCTGCAACTCCGGTGGGCGCGTCAGCGCGGAGGGCTCTCGCAAGCCGAGTTCGGCAAGCGGCTGGGCGTGACGCGGCAACAAGTCCACCTGTTCGAGTCCAAAGGCACGAACCCGCGCCTTACCTCGCTCGAACGAATTGCCACCTCGCTCGGCCTTGAGCTCGACATCGCCTTCCGCGCGCGGGAGCCCGTAAACCGTCGCTCGCGCATCTCGCTCAAGGGATCGGCACTTCGGAAGTAG
- a CDS encoding DUF2283 domain-containing protein, translating into MKLNYHRDTDSLYIDLSDRPSVDSREVSEGVVLDYDASGNLVGIDIDHASTNVQLDRLVLSDMDAEIQSIAS; encoded by the coding sequence ATGAAACTCAACTACCATCGCGACACTGATTCGCTCTATATCGATCTTTCGGATCGTCCGAGCGTCGACAGTCGCGAAGTCTCCGAAGGTGTCGTGCTGGATTACGACGCGAGCGGGAATTTGGTCGGTATCGACATTGATCACGCGAGCACCAATGTGCAGCTGGATCGGCTCGTGCTGAGCGACATGGACGCCGAGATTCAGTCGATCGCGAGCTAG
- a CDS encoding DUF4236 domain-containing protein has translation MGFRFRRSIRLLPGLRLNLGKRGVSVSAGLRGAHVTIGKDGTRTSVGIPGTGVSYTDFQRYGANPDSAPAPADQPAQGGVSVLLLAIFVVVVFVWLMN, from the coding sequence ATGGGATTCCGCTTCCGCCGCTCCATCCGTCTGCTCCCCGGCCTCCGCCTCAACCTCGGCAAACGCGGCGTGAGCGTAAGTGCCGGTTTGCGAGGGGCGCATGTGACCATCGGCAAGGACGGCACGCGCACTAGCGTTGGCATTCCCGGTACCGGCGTGAGCTACACCGATTTCCAACGCTACGGCGCGAATCCGGATTCCGCCCCTGCGCCAGCCGATCAGCCAGCGCAGGGAGGAGTGTCCGTGTTGTTGCTCGCGATCTTCGTGGTTGTCGTTTTTGTGTGGCTGATGAACTAA
- a CDS encoding PD-(D/E)XK nuclease family protein, giving the protein MHPLIETLSEIAAAHPAASVRFVARELPFGRELLRELTNRRGALAGWEATTLRQLATEMGAEQLELAGFRRADDLALQAAADDAIDETASTLPPPLRRQLSSLGFRTSAFDAFAQLRMAGVAPSTLREHARSGSPAEALTPAYKRYCELLIERSLADAAEAFATAIHQTQSAEFAGVVIVIEPGAADVSGLPLRFVNALRADGAIFLALAETPPSFASPDLELVIARAASPALELREALRHALSTGAHWDEVELAVTDVDNYGTALASLGDELGIPYSLKEGVPMIRSRAGRSLERYLRWLDSGLPATPIRHALEQGELVTSSADVSAADVARAIRSANIGWGRDRWLGALARFENGTWVQSRLRERDERAEGEDATAREARLKATASATVLLLKQLTVIMPEVPEPSVGGAEGARIKTSTLAAHAIGWLDLVSTAIELQGEQHALKRLRGRLEELAAHDRSERSFALALAELRQGIEDLRAFPSADGASARRISTPGAVHLTDITQAGATGRPRLYLLGMDADRTSSVSGTDPILDEDTRAGIGAVIPSLRERSARKERALFRVLNGLSGQLWMSYATQSDSSGREASPSPHLLAAARQTWKKPELSYDELRDALGAPAGAARGHAPLDRRDVWLSAIAAGTELADGAAQVNAAWPLLARGFNLHQSAESSALTEWHGIVTDAANQTGFLVDPTERISPTSLETLAKCPLSWFYHYGLKLRLPEDVEFEATTWLDPRQRGLLLHAIFEQFVTAWMGKQAQLGLDEAADTLAAIVTNALLIQRQEIPPPSEMVFLQEVEKIERIVWHFMAQEIEYADATWITVEAKFPGLGAQTTFVTSDGTTLQIGGFIDRVDRYADGTLRIVDYKTGSSRPYTLTSKDAPLKGGRILQPAIYAAGASQALGGDVVQFEYRFPKERSPKDRVTLTKEEFAAAPEIVTSLLTHMRTGQFIPTNTAADCSYCDYRSICRVSTDQWDTHSPRVEWGVKYGADTAAYESLLLRRAPREKE; this is encoded by the coding sequence ATGCATCCACTTATCGAAACGCTTTCGGAAATTGCCGCTGCACACCCAGCGGCGAGCGTGCGTTTTGTAGCGCGCGAACTTCCGTTTGGGCGTGAACTTTTGCGCGAACTGACGAATCGGCGCGGCGCACTTGCAGGGTGGGAAGCGACGACCCTGCGACAACTCGCAACTGAGATGGGTGCCGAACAGCTCGAGCTCGCTGGATTCCGTCGCGCGGATGACCTCGCACTGCAAGCCGCGGCCGACGACGCGATTGACGAAACCGCCTCCACGCTCCCGCCACCGCTGCGGCGTCAACTCTCATCGCTCGGCTTTCGCACCTCCGCATTTGATGCGTTTGCGCAACTGCGGATGGCGGGCGTCGCTCCGAGCACATTACGGGAGCATGCGCGCTCGGGAAGTCCTGCGGAGGCACTGACGCCCGCGTACAAACGGTATTGCGAGCTGCTCATTGAACGCTCACTTGCTGACGCGGCGGAAGCGTTTGCGACAGCAATTCACCAGACGCAGAGTGCTGAGTTTGCTGGCGTCGTGATTGTGATTGAACCAGGCGCGGCCGATGTGAGCGGCCTTCCATTGAGGTTCGTGAATGCGTTGCGAGCGGATGGCGCCATCTTTCTGGCGCTCGCAGAAACACCGCCGAGTTTTGCGTCGCCGGATTTAGAGCTCGTCATTGCTCGGGCGGCCTCGCCGGCGCTTGAGCTTCGTGAGGCACTACGCCACGCCCTCTCCACGGGTGCCCACTGGGACGAAGTCGAACTCGCCGTGACAGATGTTGACAACTACGGCACTGCCCTCGCCTCGTTGGGGGACGAACTCGGCATTCCCTATTCATTAAAGGAAGGCGTGCCGATGATTCGGAGCCGCGCCGGCCGATCATTAGAACGCTACCTGCGTTGGCTCGATAGTGGCCTCCCCGCGACGCCCATTCGACACGCGCTCGAACAAGGTGAACTGGTAACCAGTAGCGCCGATGTCTCTGCCGCCGACGTCGCTCGTGCCATCCGCTCCGCCAACATTGGCTGGGGACGAGATCGTTGGCTGGGAGCGCTCGCTCGGTTCGAGAACGGAACGTGGGTACAATCTCGCCTCAGGGAGCGCGACGAGCGAGCAGAGGGCGAGGATGCCACAGCGCGCGAGGCCCGTCTCAAGGCGACCGCGAGCGCAACGGTGCTACTGCTCAAGCAACTCACCGTGATTATGCCGGAAGTTCCGGAGCCGTCGGTCGGTGGCGCCGAGGGCGCGCGCATCAAGACGAGTACGCTCGCGGCCCATGCGATAGGCTGGCTAGATCTCGTGAGTACTGCCATTGAACTTCAGGGCGAGCAGCACGCGCTAAAGCGCCTGCGGGGCCGTCTCGAAGAGCTTGCCGCACACGATCGGAGCGAACGAAGTTTTGCACTCGCACTTGCCGAACTGCGGCAGGGAATCGAAGATCTTCGCGCTTTTCCCAGTGCCGATGGCGCGAGCGCTCGGCGCATCTCAACGCCAGGCGCAGTTCACCTCACCGACATCACGCAGGCCGGAGCCACGGGAAGGCCACGTCTTTACCTGCTCGGCATGGATGCGGACCGAACGTCGAGCGTGTCGGGAACGGATCCCATATTAGATGAAGACACACGCGCCGGAATAGGGGCCGTGATTCCATCACTTCGGGAACGGTCGGCACGTAAAGAGCGCGCGCTCTTCCGCGTGCTGAACGGGCTGTCCGGGCAGCTGTGGATGTCGTACGCCACACAGTCGGACTCCAGCGGGCGAGAAGCATCGCCCTCGCCTCACTTGCTTGCCGCCGCACGACAAACGTGGAAGAAACCAGAGCTGTCATACGACGAGCTACGTGACGCGCTTGGCGCACCCGCAGGCGCTGCACGCGGACATGCACCGCTCGACAGGCGCGATGTGTGGCTGAGCGCCATCGCAGCTGGAACAGAGCTCGCGGACGGCGCCGCACAAGTGAATGCCGCCTGGCCGTTGTTGGCGCGCGGGTTCAATCTCCACCAAAGCGCGGAGTCGTCAGCGCTCACGGAATGGCACGGGATCGTTACGGACGCTGCAAATCAGACCGGGTTCCTCGTCGATCCCACCGAGCGCATATCGCCCACTTCGCTCGAGACATTAGCCAAGTGCCCGCTCAGCTGGTTCTATCATTATGGGTTAAAGTTACGGCTCCCAGAGGACGTGGAGTTCGAAGCCACCACTTGGCTTGACCCACGGCAGCGCGGCCTGCTCTTGCACGCGATCTTTGAGCAGTTTGTCACGGCTTGGATGGGCAAACAGGCTCAACTTGGGCTCGATGAAGCCGCTGATACGCTCGCTGCCATTGTAACCAATGCACTCCTGATTCAGCGCCAAGAGATTCCGCCGCCAAGCGAAATGGTGTTTCTCCAGGAAGTGGAGAAGATTGAGCGAATCGTTTGGCACTTTATGGCGCAGGAAATAGAGTACGCCGATGCAACGTGGATCACAGTAGAGGCGAAGTTTCCCGGGCTCGGCGCTCAGACGACCTTTGTGACCTCCGATGGCACAACGCTACAGATTGGCGGATTTATAGATCGCGTGGATCGCTATGCCGACGGTACGCTGCGCATTGTGGATTACAAGACGGGCTCAAGCCGTCCGTATACCCTCACCAGCAAAGACGCCCCACTCAAAGGCGGGCGTATTTTGCAGCCGGCCATCTATGCCGCCGGTGCGAGCCAGGCACTCGGCGGTGACGTCGTGCAGTTCGAATATCGATTCCCAAAGGAACGGTCGCCCAAAGATCGCGTGACGTTGACCAAGGAAGAGTTCGCGGCGGCGCCGGAAATCGTGACCTCGTTGCTGACGCACATGCGTACGGGACAGTTCATTCCCACCAACACGGCTGCCGACTGTTCATACTGTGACTATCGGTCTATTTGTCGCGTTTCAACGGATCAGTGGGACACGCACTCGCCTCGCGTGGAGTGGGGCGTAAAATATGGTGCTGATACAGCGGCCTACGAGTCCCTGTTATTGCGTCGTGCCCCGAGGGAAAAAGAATGA
- a CDS encoding YbjN domain-containing protein produces the protein MTVHDEVLATLNALCEGAGVREDDDGDFRVVLGECTRWVRTIESPAAVYVFGSVATDVPRSAEVDEFLNDRNKSYVVFRALWEDEEIILRADLMAQPFVPGQLQVALEDFEQVAAELAPDACEWSRS, from the coding sequence ATGACGGTACACGACGAGGTGCTCGCAACGTTGAATGCCCTGTGTGAAGGCGCCGGCGTGCGCGAAGACGATGATGGTGATTTTCGCGTCGTGCTTGGCGAGTGCACCCGATGGGTGCGCACGATTGAATCGCCTGCCGCCGTTTACGTGTTTGGCTCTGTCGCCACGGACGTACCACGTTCAGCCGAAGTTGACGAGTTTCTGAACGATCGAAACAAAAGCTACGTCGTCTTTCGCGCGCTGTGGGAGGACGAAGAAATCATTCTGCGTGCTGACCTCATGGCCCAGCCGTTTGTCCCGGGGCAGTTGCAGGTTGCCCTTGAGGACTTTGAGCAGGTGGCTGCAGAGCTCGCGCCGGACGCGTGCGAATGGTCGAGGTCATAA
- a CDS encoding YbjN domain-containing protein, protein MSLRSEVLQTLNAICEGAGVTARYDCDIEIAMGEATLFVRIFEEKNTLCIYQYIANNVTRTFEVDEFLHDVCRDYILYRAFWEADQIILRVDLLAKPFVPAHFQHALDTFAEYSAAVAPEAQGWSKW, encoded by the coding sequence ATGTCGCTGCGCAGCGAAGTGCTCCAGACGTTGAACGCGATCTGTGAGGGGGCGGGGGTTACGGCTCGGTACGACTGCGACATTGAGATCGCGATGGGCGAAGCCACCTTGTTCGTGCGGATATTCGAAGAAAAGAACACGCTGTGCATTTACCAGTACATCGCGAATAACGTGACCCGGACGTTTGAGGTGGACGAGTTTCTGCATGATGTGTGCAGGGACTACATCCTCTACCGGGCGTTTTGGGAAGCCGACCAGATTATCCTGCGCGTCGATTTACTGGCAAAGCCATTTGTGCCGGCGCATTTTCAGCATGCGTTGGATACGTTCGCGGAGTATTCGGCGGCGGTGGCGCCGGAGGCGCAGGGGTGGTCGAAGTGGTGA